A window of the Fuscovulum sp. genome harbors these coding sequences:
- the hrpB gene encoding ATP-dependent helicase HrpB has product MTDSGPAPLPIDDALPALRAALSARGMAVLQAPPGAGKTTRVPLDILAAGLVTTGRILMLEPRRLAARAAAERMAETLGQSVGQTVGYRMRGEAKVSPTTRIEVVTEGILTRMIQSDPGLEGIGAVIFDEFHERSLNADLGLALCLEIRSALRDDLILLVMSATLDAAPVARLMSDAPMVTSEGRAFPVETRWLPRPPDASLRYEAAMANLIQQAWEETDQGGILCFLPGEGEIRRVEAALTPRLPPGMVIRPLFGAMDFTAQRAALAPVPGRKIVLATSIAETSLTIPDIRVVVDGGRARRARFDAPSGMSRLVTERVTKAEAEQRRGRAGRVAPGTCYRLWTKGEEGGLSAFPPAEIEAADLTPLALELALWGGADLPFLTPPHPGVLAEAQALLADLGALDGAGRITDHGKRLATLPLHPRLGHMLAIAGPAAAPLAALLAERDPLRGDPPDLTTRLKAIDRPPPQAHRPTIDRIRDEAKRLSRAIPQGTQDGLSPAQMAALAYPDRIGMRRKGDAPRWVLSGGKGAAMAAGLPLSGARLIVATDLDGDPREATIRQAISITESELRALFADRIRWHDLCEWSRREGRVLARRQERLGALVLDDRIWPDAPAEAMARAALDGIHQLGLPWTAAARRLRARVELARGGGTDFPDMTDAALIATLEDWLLPHLGRARTEADLRAFDTTNALKAMLDWDQTQRLDTLVPAHFNTPLGRHVPIDYDGEAPAIEVRLQEMFGVTRHPVVGAARLPLRITLLSPGQRPVQVTMDLPRFWATSYADVRKDMRGAYPRHPWPEDPTVAEPTLRAKPRGT; this is encoded by the coding sequence ATGACCGACTCAGGCCCCGCCCCCCTGCCCATCGACGATGCCCTGCCCGCCCTGCGGGCAGCGCTTTCCGCGCGCGGCATGGCGGTGTTGCAGGCCCCCCCCGGCGCGGGCAAGACAACCCGCGTGCCGCTCGACATTCTCGCCGCCGGTCTGGTGACCACAGGCCGCATCCTGATGCTGGAACCCCGCCGCCTTGCCGCCCGCGCCGCGGCAGAACGGATGGCGGAAACGCTGGGCCAATCCGTAGGTCAAACGGTGGGCTACCGCATGCGCGGCGAGGCGAAGGTCAGCCCCACCACACGGATCGAGGTGGTCACCGAAGGCATCCTCACCCGCATGATCCAGTCCGACCCCGGCCTTGAAGGCATCGGCGCGGTGATCTTTGATGAATTCCACGAACGCAGCCTGAATGCCGATCTGGGCCTTGCACTCTGCCTCGAAATCCGCAGCGCCCTGCGCGATGACCTGATCCTTCTGGTCATGTCGGCCACGCTGGACGCCGCCCCCGTCGCCCGCCTGATGAGCGATGCACCCATGGTCACTTCTGAGGGCCGCGCCTTCCCGGTGGAAACCCGCTGGCTGCCACGCCCCCCGGACGCCTCCCTGCGGTATGAGGCCGCGATGGCCAACCTGATCCAGCAGGCATGGGAGGAAACCGATCAGGGCGGCATCCTGTGCTTCCTGCCCGGCGAAGGCGAAATTCGCCGCGTCGAAGCCGCCCTTACCCCCCGCCTGCCACCCGGTATGGTGATCCGCCCCCTGTTCGGCGCGATGGATTTCACCGCCCAGCGCGCGGCGCTTGCCCCCGTGCCGGGGCGCAAGATCGTGCTGGCCACCTCCATCGCGGAAACCTCGCTCACCATTCCCGATATCCGCGTCGTGGTGGATGGCGGCCGTGCCCGCCGCGCACGCTTTGACGCGCCCTCTGGCATGTCGCGCCTTGTCACCGAGCGCGTGACAAAGGCCGAAGCGGAACAGCGGCGCGGCCGCGCCGGACGCGTGGCCCCCGGCACCTGCTACCGGCTCTGGACCAAGGGCGAAGAAGGCGGCCTGTCCGCCTTCCCCCCGGCCGAGATTGAGGCCGCCGACCTTACCCCCCTCGCCCTTGAACTCGCCCTCTGGGGCGGGGCCGACCTGCCCTTCCTCACGCCCCCCCATCCCGGCGTGCTGGCCGAGGCGCAGGCCCTGCTGGCCGATCTTGGCGCGCTGGATGGGGCTGGCCGCATCACCGACCATGGCAAGCGCCTTGCCACCCTGCCGCTGCATCCTCGCCTTGGCCATATGCTGGCCATCGCAGGCCCCGCTGCCGCCCCCCTTGCCGCCTTGCTGGCCGAACGTGACCCGCTGCGTGGCGACCCGCCCGATCTGACCACCCGCCTCAAGGCCATCGACCGCCCCCCGCCACAGGCCCACCGCCCCACCATCGACCGCATCCGGGATGAGGCGAAACGCCTCTCCCGCGCCATCCCCCAGGGCACACAAGACGGCCTGTCCCCCGCGCAGATGGCAGCACTGGCCTACCCCGACCGGATTGGCATGCGCCGCAAGGGCGACGCCCCGCGCTGGGTGCTGTCGGGCGGCAAGGGCGCGGCCATGGCCGCAGGCCTGCCCCTGTCGGGCGCAAGGCTGATCGTCGCCACCGATCTGGACGGCGACCCGCGCGAGGCGACGATCCGGCAGGCAATCTCCATCACCGAGTCCGAATTGCGCGCCCTGTTTGCCGACCGCATCCGCTGGCACGACCTCTGCGAATGGTCCCGCCGCGAAGGCCGCGTGCTCGCCCGCCGTCAGGAGCGGCTGGGCGCGCTGGTGCTGGATGATCGGATCTGGCCCGACGCCCCGGCCGAGGCGATGGCCCGCGCCGCGCTTGACGGGATCCACCAGCTTGGCCTGCCCTGGACCGCCGCCGCCCGCCGCCTGCGCGCCCGCGTGGAACTGGCCCGCGGCGGTGGCACCGATTTCCCCGACATGACCGATGCGGCGCTGATCGCGACGCTGGAAGATTGGCTCCTCCCCCATCTGGGCCGCGCCAGAACCGAAGCCGACCTTCGTGCTTTCGACACGACAAACGCACTCAAGGCCATGCTGGATTGGGACCAGACCCAGCGCCTTGATACGCTGGTGCCCGCCCATTTCAACACCCCCCTCGGCCGCCATGTGCCGATTGATTACGATGGCGAGGCCCCGGCAATCGAAGTGCGCCTGCAGGAAATGTTCGGCGTCACCCGCCACCCGGTCGTGGGCGCGGCACGGCTGCCCTTGCGCATCACGCTCCTCTCGCCCGGCCAGCGCCCGGTGCAGGTGACGATGGACCTGCCCCGCTTTTGGGCCACCTCCTATGCCGATGTGCGCAAGGACATGCGCGGGGCATACCCGCGCCACCCTTGGCCCGAAGACCCGACCGTGGCCGAACCCACCCTGCGCGCCAAACCCCGCGGCACCTGA
- a CDS encoding MFS transporter, with protein sequence MTDLHITRRGRWAVSAMFLANGFVMGAWAPQIPLLLPRHQITEATLGLLILVLGLGAIGAMLFSGRLIEIFGARRVLRVFALSILPALPLVVFAPNLMLLIPAMALFGATLGSMDVVMNAHAVEVERRLGRAVMSSLHGFWSVGGFLGGAGGGWLLAHLGAGGQALWAAGMAALAVLVAMPFLAPDDARPVLAPGATPERAQLVPRAASVWILGLLALFCMVPEGAVLDWAALYVRQELGAEVARSGLAFAFFSAAMAIMRFAGDGVRNRFGAVATLRWSGLIASVGLMGAALAPNEVAALAGFFLAGLGVANMMPIMFSAAGNLPGMSPGAGIAAVSMMAYSGILVAPSAIGFVAEHVGFRLTYGALAVLLVVVALMARRSAPADGLRPVPA encoded by the coding sequence ATGACCGACCTGCACATCACCCGCCGTGGCCGCTGGGCAGTTTCGGCCATGTTCCTGGCCAATGGCTTTGTCATGGGGGCCTGGGCGCCGCAGATCCCGCTCCTGCTGCCGCGCCATCAGATCACCGAGGCGACGCTGGGCCTGCTGATCCTTGTCCTCGGCCTTGGCGCCATCGGGGCCATGCTCTTTTCCGGCCGGTTGATCGAGATATTCGGCGCGCGCCGCGTGCTGCGCGTCTTTGCTCTGTCCATCCTGCCCGCACTGCCGCTGGTGGTTTTCGCGCCCAACCTGATGCTGCTGATCCCCGCCATGGCGCTGTTCGGCGCGACGCTTGGCTCCATGGATGTGGTGATGAACGCCCATGCGGTAGAGGTGGAACGCAGGCTTGGCCGCGCCGTCATGTCCTCGCTCCATGGATTCTGGAGCGTGGGCGGCTTTCTTGGCGGTGCGGGCGGCGGCTGGCTGTTGGCCCATCTGGGGGCCGGGGGGCAGGCGCTCTGGGCCGCGGGCATGGCCGCGCTGGCGGTGCTGGTGGCGATGCCCTTCCTTGCCCCCGATGACGCGCGCCCCGTCCTTGCCCCCGGCGCCACACCCGAACGGGCGCAGCTCGTGCCGCGCGCGGCCTCGGTCTGGATCCTCGGGCTGCTGGCGCTGTTCTGCATGGTGCCCGAAGGTGCGGTGCTGGATTGGGCCGCGCTCTATGTGCGTCAGGAACTGGGGGCCGAGGTGGCGCGCTCCGGTCTTGCCTTCGCCTTCTTCTCTGCCGCCATGGCCATCATGCGCTTTGCAGGCGATGGCGTGCGCAACCGCTTTGGCGCGGTGGCCACGCTGCGTTGGTCAGGGCTGATCGCTTCCGTCGGTCTGATGGGCGCGGCGCTGGCCCCGAATGAGGTCGCGGCGCTTGCGGGATTCTTCCTGGCAGGTCTGGGTGTCGCCAACATGATGCCGATCATGTTCTCCGCCGCAGGAAACCTGCCCGGCATGTCGCCCGGCGCGGGGATCGCAGCCGTGTCGATGATGGCCTATTCCGGCATCCTCGTCGCGCCCTCGGCCATCGGCTTTGTCGCCGAACATGTGGGTTTCCGGCTTACCTATGGCGCGCTGGCGGTGCTGCTGGTGGTGGTGGCGCTCATGGCCCGCCGCTCAGCCCCGGCCGATGGCCTGCGCCCCGTCCCCGCCTGA
- a CDS encoding isochorismatase family protein: protein MRTALLSIDMQMGMADRIAAGRQQANPQAEAHVAALLALFRGQGWPVVHVFHDEPGTPFARDLPGGQPMPCALPVAGEPVLWKSRSSAFAGTGLEALLRQMGVERVVVVGAVAAFCVTSTVRSASDLGFAVLLPEDALLAFDLAALDGGRLDARDILRMTLAVLGADFARVLRADEVAAVIAA, encoded by the coding sequence ATGAGGACCGCGCTGCTTTCCATCGACATGCAGATGGGTATGGCCGACCGCATCGCGGCAGGCCGCCAGCAGGCCAATCCGCAGGCCGAGGCGCATGTCGCGGCGCTGCTGGCGTTGTTCCGGGGGCAGGGCTGGCCCGTGGTGCATGTGTTCCACGATGAGCCCGGCACGCCTTTTGCGCGCGATCTGCCGGGGGGGCAGCCGATGCCCTGCGCGCTGCCTGTGGCGGGGGAGCCGGTGCTGTGGAAATCCCGGTCTTCGGCCTTTGCCGGGACGGGGCTGGAGGCGCTGTTGCGGCAGATGGGGGTGGAGCGCGTCGTCGTGGTGGGTGCGGTGGCGGCCTTTTGCGTGACATCGACCGTGCGGTCGGCGTCAGACCTTGGGTTCGCGGTGCTGCTGCCCGAGGATGCGCTGCTGGCCTTTGACCTTGCGGCGCTGGATGGCGGGCGGCTGGATGCGCGGGATATCTTGCGCATGACCCTGGCCGTGCTGGGCGCGGATTTCGCGCGCGTGCTGCGGGCCGATGAGGTGGCGGCGGTGATCGCCGCCTGA
- a CDS encoding DUF1993 domain-containing protein: MHHRSVAVYDRFLANLSTILTKAEAHCAARNIKPEAMLTFRLYPDMFPFVRQVQLACDFAARAAARLAGEEPKGFPDTETTFAELQDRIRAARGYMAGFEPARYDGAETRAITLKMRGQEVTLSGENFLNLYSLPQFHFHLTTAYNILRHNGVELGKGDYMGAA; the protein is encoded by the coding sequence ATGCATCACCGTTCCGTCGCCGTTTACGACCGTTTCCTTGCCAACCTGTCCACCATTCTGACCAAGGCCGAGGCGCATTGTGCGGCGCGCAATATCAAGCCTGAGGCGATGCTGACCTTCCGGCTTTACCCTGACATGTTCCCCTTTGTGCGGCAGGTGCAATTGGCCTGCGATTTCGCGGCCCGCGCGGCGGCGCGGCTGGCCGGGGAGGAACCGAAGGGCTTTCCCGATACCGAAACGACCTTTGCCGAATTGCAGGACCGCATCCGCGCGGCGCGGGGCTATATGGCGGGGTTCGAGCCTGCCCGCTATGACGGGGCCGAGACGCGGGCGATCACGCTGAAGATGCGGGGGCAAGAGGTCACGCTGAGTGGCGAGAATTTCCTGAACCTCTATTCCCTGCCGCAGTTCCATTTCCACCTGACCACGGCCTACAACATCCTGCGCCACAACGGGGTGGAGTTGGGCAAGGGCGATTACATGGGGGCGGCGTAA
- a CDS encoding WYL domain-containing protein, with the protein MSSRPLFPSSARLRHLLLTDLVAQNGRLHLTRALSRALGLRRRDLRVEVDGWIATGVPMEWWARNHLIWTGRSERIVLQATSDEVTTLVTALRSVRQHGHDRSMLGDAADLLHQVMEALTPATRSRLVALAGGELSLLPPVMAADDSSGSPVRAAVLAALRDSRVLGFIYTASDSARSAREVWPLGLTHHGVCLLAFCTLRQAFRTFRIDQIAAPQIGPSVPKSRDALLRDWRHFDPGGDERWDIETGEMRGDPDAEDGC; encoded by the coding sequence GTGTCGTCCAGACCCCTGTTTCCCAGCTCTGCCCGCTTGCGCCATCTGCTGCTGACCGATCTGGTGGCGCAGAACGGTCGGCTGCACCTTACACGGGCGCTGTCGCGGGCCTTGGGGCTTCGGCGGCGCGATCTGCGGGTTGAGGTGGATGGCTGGATTGCCACTGGCGTGCCGATGGAATGGTGGGCGCGCAATCACCTGATCTGGACGGGGCGGTCCGAACGCATCGTGTTGCAGGCCACATCCGACGAGGTGACGACGCTGGTCACCGCGCTCCGTTCGGTGCGGCAGCATGGGCATGACAGGTCAATGCTGGGCGATGCGGCGGACCTGCTGCATCAGGTGATGGAGGCGTTGACGCCCGCCACCCGCAGCCGGCTTGTCGCGCTGGCGGGGGGCGAGTTGTCGCTTTTGCCGCCCGTGATGGCGGCGGATGACAGTTCGGGCAGCCCGGTGCGCGCGGCGGTTCTTGCCGCCCTGCGCGATAGCCGCGTCCTTGGCTTCATCTATACGGCATCGGATAGTGCGAGGTCCGCGCGCGAGGTCTGGCCCTTGGGCCTGACGCATCATGGGGTGTGCCTTCTGGCCTTTTGCACCCTGCGTCAGGCGTTCCGGACCTTTCGCATCGACCAGATTGCCGCACCGCAGATCGGTCCGTCTGTGCCCAAGTCGCGCGATGCGCTTTTGCGCGACTGGCGGCACTTCGATCCCGGGGGGGACGAGCGTTGGGATATCGAGACGGGCGAGATGAGGGGCGACCCCGATGCCGAGGACGGCTGTTGA
- the argF gene encoding ornithine carbamoyltransferase, with product MKHFLDIHKTDAAELRAMIDNAHAMKSARNGRPRGAPDDDQPLKGRMVALIFEKPSTRTRVSFDVGVRQMGGETMVLSGKEMQLGHGETIADTARVLSRYVDLIMIRTFEEATLLEMAEHATVPVINGLTNRTHPCQIMADVMTYEEHRGPIAGKKVVWCGDGNNVAASFLHAAGQFGFDFTFTGPETLDPEDKFVEFARGKGSKVTIQRDPFTAVEGADLVVTDTWVSMHDPESAKERRHNQLRPYQVNEQLMSRAKPDSLFMHCLPAHRNDEATSAVMDGPHSVIFDEAENRLHAQKAVMRWCLGV from the coding sequence ATGAAACACTTCCTTGATATCCACAAGACCGACGCGGCCGAGCTGCGGGCGATGATCGACAACGCCCATGCGATGAAATCAGCCCGCAATGGCCGCCCGCGCGGCGCGCCGGATGATGACCAGCCCTTGAAGGGGCGGATGGTGGCGCTGATCTTCGAGAAGCCCTCGACCCGGACTCGCGTGAGTTTCGATGTAGGCGTGCGCCAGATGGGCGGCGAGACGATGGTCCTGTCGGGCAAGGAAATGCAGCTGGGCCATGGTGAGACGATTGCCGATACGGCGCGGGTTCTGTCACGCTATGTGGATCTGATTATGATCCGCACGTTTGAAGAGGCGACGCTGCTGGAGATGGCGGAACATGCCACGGTGCCGGTGATCAACGGGCTGACCAACCGCACCCATCCCTGCCAGATCATGGCCGATGTGATGACCTATGAGGAACATCGCGGCCCCATCGCGGGGAAAAAAGTGGTGTGGTGCGGTGACGGCAACAATGTCGCGGCCAGCTTCCTGCACGCGGCGGGGCAGTTCGGGTTCGATTTCACCTTCACGGGGCCGGAAACGCTGGACCCCGAAGACAAGTTCGTAGAGTTCGCCCGGGGCAAGGGCAGCAAGGTGACGATCCAGCGCGATCCGTTCACGGCGGTGGAGGGGGCTGATCTGGTGGTGACCGACACCTGGGTGTCGATGCATGACCCGGAATCGGCCAAGGAACGCCGCCACAACCAACTGCGCCCCTATCAGGTGAACGAACAGCTGATGAGCCGGGCAAAGCCTGACAGCCTGTTCATGCATTGCCTGCCCGCGCACCGCAACGATGAGGCGACAAGCGCGGTGATGGACGGCCCGCATTCGGTGATCTTTGACGAGGCCGAGAACCGCCTGCACGCGCAAAAGGCGGTGATGCGCTGGTGTCTGGGGGTGTGA
- a CDS encoding GNAT family N-acetyltransferase, which yields MSPHEAYAFPRVTRADYPLLRGWLAQPHVRAWWGDPEEEIALIDEDIDDGPTDMRLVALGDLPFAYVQDYPAHHWGAPQFAGFPPAARGVDTFLGDPAFLGQGHAPRYLHQRCRDLVAAGATAVVIDPSPDNERAVRCYLRAGFVPRGIAPCEDGDPVVVMEFDPASSSW from the coding sequence ATGTCGCCGCATGAGGCCTATGCCTTCCCGCGGGTGACCCGCGCCGATTACCCGCTGCTGCGGGGCTGGCTGGCCCAGCCCCATGTGCGGGCGTGGTGGGGCGACCCGGAGGAAGAGATCGCGCTGATCGACGAGGACATTGACGATGGCCCGACCGATATGCGCCTTGTCGCATTGGGGGACCTGCCCTTTGCCTATGTGCAGGATTACCCCGCGCATCATTGGGGCGCGCCGCAGTTTGCCGGGTTTCCGCCCGCCGCGCGGGGGGTAGATACATTCCTAGGCGATCCAGCCTTTCTGGGGCAGGGCCATGCGCCGCGCTATCTGCACCAGCGCTGCCGCGACCTGGTGGCGGCCGGGGCAACGGCGGTGGTCATCGACCCCAGCCCCGATAATGAACGCGCTGTGCGCTGCTACCTCCGAGCGGGTTTCGTGCCGCGCGGCATCGCGCCCTGCGAGGATGGTGATCCGGTTGTTGTTATGGAATTCGATCCCGCCTCTTCCTCTTGGTGA
- a CDS encoding aspartate aminotransferase family protein — protein MISAVLPTYNRAPLAFTHGEGSWLVAEDGSRYLDLGAGIAVNALGHAHPALVEVISAQAAKLWHVSNLYRIPEQERLAEMLVDRTFADTVFFTNSGTEAAELAIKMARKYWYEKGQPERVEILCFEGAFHGRSTGAIAAAGSEKMVKGYGPLMPGFVHLKFGDHDALRAAIGPRTAAIMVEPIQGEGGIRVLPDACLKGLRDLCDESGALMILDEVQCGMGRTGRLFAHEWSGVTPDIMMVAKGIGGGFPLGAVLATEAAAVGMVAGSHGSTYGGNPLGCAVGAKVVEIVSDDAFLDAVKAKGARFRQGLEGLVASHPEVFEAVRGQGLIMGLKCRAPNTDVVKAAYGEHLLTVPAADNVLRLLPALNITDADITEAVARLDRAAQRVKADVAA, from the coding sequence ATGATTTCTGCCGTCCTGCCGACCTATAACCGTGCCCCCCTTGCCTTTACCCATGGCGAAGGCTCTTGGCTTGTGGCCGAGGATGGCAGCCGATACCTGGACCTTGGCGCAGGGATTGCCGTGAACGCGCTGGGCCATGCCCACCCTGCGCTGGTCGAGGTGATCAGCGCGCAGGCGGCCAAGCTGTGGCATGTGTCGAACCTGTACCGCATTCCCGAACAGGAACGGCTGGCCGAGATGTTGGTCGACCGGACTTTTGCCGACACGGTGTTCTTCACCAATTCCGGGACGGAAGCCGCGGAACTGGCCATCAAGATGGCGCGGAAATACTGGTACGAAAAAGGCCAGCCCGAGCGGGTGGAGATCCTCTGTTTCGAAGGGGCTTTCCATGGACGGTCCACCGGGGCCATCGCGGCGGCGGGGTCGGAGAAGATGGTCAAGGGGTATGGTCCCCTGATGCCGGGCTTCGTGCATCTGAAATTCGGCGACCATGACGCACTGCGCGCGGCGATCGGGCCGCGGACGGCGGCGATCATGGTGGAACCCATTCAGGGCGAAGGCGGTATCCGCGTGTTGCCGGATGCCTGCCTCAAGGGCCTGCGCGATCTGTGTGACGAGTCCGGCGCGCTGATGATCCTCGATGAGGTGCAATGCGGCATGGGCCGGACCGGGCGGCTGTTCGCGCATGAATGGTCGGGCGTGACGCCCGATATCATGATGGTGGCGAAGGGCATCGGCGGCGGCTTCCCGCTGGGCGCGGTTCTGGCGACAGAGGCTGCGGCGGTGGGCATGGTGGCGGGATCGCACGGGTCCACCTATGGCGGCAACCCGCTAGGCTGCGCCGTGGGGGCTAAGGTGGTGGAGATCGTGTCGGACGACGCCTTTCTTGATGCGGTGAAGGCCAAGGGCGCGCGCTTCCGTCAGGGGCTCGAGGGGTTGGTCGCCAGCCATCCCGAGGTGTTCGAGGCGGTGCGGGGGCAGGGCCTGATCATGGGCCTGAAATGCCGCGCGCCGAATACGGATGTGGTGAAGGCGGCTTACGGCGAGCATCTGCTGACGGTGCCGGCGGCGGATAACGTGCTGCGCCTGTTGCCTGCGCTGAACATCACGGATGCGGATATCACCGAGGCCGTGGCGCGGCTGGACCGCGCCGCCCAACGGGTGAAGGCCGATGTCGCCGCATGA
- a CDS encoding GcrA family cell cycle regulator, translating to MSWTDERVETLKRMWAEGQSASQIAKELGGVTRNAVIGKVHRLGLSNRVAGGKDDEEDTPVAAASAAKPDPRPEPAARPEPAARTAPERPAAAAPAAAPSNVTPLPIRKAIVPAGQPLPPQPSANEISPEALASVREVEKRARRLTLMELTERTCKWPIGDPATDDFWFCGLPSLPGKPYCEAHVGVAFQPMSARRDRRR from the coding sequence ATGTCCTGGACCGATGAGCGCGTCGAGACGCTCAAGCGCATGTGGGCCGAAGGCCAGTCGGCCTCGCAGATCGCCAAGGAACTGGGCGGCGTCACCCGCAACGCGGTGATCGGCAAGGTCCATCGTCTTGGCCTGTCCAACCGCGTCGCCGGCGGCAAGGACGATGAGGAAGATACCCCCGTCGCCGCCGCCTCGGCCGCCAAGCCCGATCCCCGGCCCGAACCGGCCGCGCGCCCCGAACCCGCGGCGCGCACGGCACCCGAACGCCCGGCCGCCGCCGCGCCCGCCGCTGCACCGTCCAATGTCACGCCTTTGCCGATCCGCAAGGCCATCGTTCCCGCAGGCCAGCCCCTGCCGCCGCAGCCTTCCGCCAATGAGATCAGCCCTGAAGCGCTGGCCTCCGTGCGCGAAGTGGAAAAGCGCGCCCGCCGCCTGACGCTGATGGAACTGACCGAACGCACCTGCAAATGGCCCATCGGCGACCCGGCCACCGATGATTTCTGGTTCTGCGGCCTGCCCTCGCTGCCCGGCAAACCCTATTGCGAGGCGCATGTCGGCGTGGCCTTCCAACCCATGAGCGCGCGCCGCGACCGTCGCCGCTGA
- a CDS encoding YafY family protein, with product MRSFPVPGQVGRVRQDWAGGGMRRAERLFRLVNEMRARGHCRAADLAVALEISLRTVYRDIAHLQASGLPIEGEAGVGYVLRPGFSLPSLTFTHEQLDALAVALSFAERVDDPVLAQAAREVRAKVQASLPKPELRRLADAPFFSLSRKTGAADHAARLRAAIRQRRMVRLAYVDAAGVQSDRRLRPLAVWTFEEGWMVSGWCELRGDFRTFRLDRIAGLEVLDERFAPDEAKDLRAFLAREACEAQ from the coding sequence TTGCGCTCTTTCCCGGTGCCGGGGCAGGTTGGGCGGGTGAGGCAGGATTGGGCGGGGGGCGGGATGCGCCGTGCGGAACGGCTGTTTCGGCTGGTGAACGAAATGCGCGCGCGGGGCCATTGCCGCGCGGCAGATCTTGCCGTTGCGCTGGAGATCAGCCTGCGCACAGTGTACCGCGACATCGCGCATTTGCAGGCCTCCGGCCTGCCGATTGAAGGCGAGGCGGGGGTGGGCTATGTGCTGCGCCCCGGCTTTTCCCTGCCCAGCCTGACCTTTACCCATGAACAACTGGATGCGCTGGCAGTGGCGCTGTCCTTTGCCGAGCGGGTGGATGACCCGGTTCTGGCGCAGGCGGCGCGCGAAGTGCGGGCGAAGGTGCAGGCAAGCCTGCCGAAGCCGGAATTGCGGCGGCTGGCGGATGCGCCCTTCTTCTCGCTTTCGCGCAAGACCGGGGCGGCGGATCATGCCGCGCGGCTGCGGGCGGCGATCCGGCAGCGGCGGATGGTGCGGCTGGCCTATGTCGATGCGGCGGGAGTGCAGTCAGATCGGCGGCTGCGTCCGCTGGCCGTCTGGACCTTTGAGGAAGGCTGGATGGTATCGGGCTGGTGCGAGTTGCGCGGGGATTTCCGCACCTTTCGGCTGGACCGCATCGCGGGGCTTGAGGTGCTGGACGAGCGTTTCGCGCCAGATGAGGCGAAGGACCTGCGCGCCTTTTTGGCGCGGGAGGCCTGCGAGGCGCAGTGA
- a CDS encoding RidA family protein: MQKVSVNPWSWSKALGYDQGVLVSAAARQLICAGQTAVDGAGAPQHPGDMRAQLGLALDNLEAVLAAGGMGLGNLVRIAVFATDVDALLPHMDVLGRRLGAAGVAPAMTLVGVTRLALPPLMVELEAVAMG, from the coding sequence ATGCAAAAGGTTTCCGTCAATCCGTGGTCCTGGTCAAAGGCGCTTGGCTATGATCAGGGCGTTCTTGTCAGCGCAGCCGCGCGGCAGTTGATCTGTGCGGGGCAGACGGCTGTGGATGGCGCAGGCGCGCCGCAGCATCCCGGCGACATGCGCGCGCAGCTTGGGCTGGCGCTGGACAATCTGGAGGCGGTGCTGGCCGCCGGGGGGATGGGTCTGGGGAACCTTGTGCGGATCGCGGTCTTTGCCACCGATGTAGACGCGCTGTTGCCGCATATGGATGTGCTGGGCCGCAGGCTGGGGGCGGCGGGGGTGGCCCCGGCCATGACTCTGGTGGGTGTGACGCGGCTGGCACTGCCGCCCTTGATGGTGGAACTGGAGGCGGTGGCGATGGGCTAG